The window AGCCTTTTCCACATACTTTACAAAGTTTATCAAGAACACTTGAGCAACTTCTAATCTTTACTTGATGCTGAAgataatcatgatgatgatgatgatgatcagtaGAGTTTATCACATGAGACCTCATATGACCCCCTAATGATCTTCCATTAAGGAACCTCTTGTTACAAAATTTACATATGTGTTTCATCAATTCTTGATCAATTTCTTCCATTAAATTCAAGAATAGAGCTAAAACTTCCAAGATTGAAATAAAAATTTAAAATTGCAGGATACCCAGATCCACAAACAAGATCAAGAGCTTAAATCATAAGTGGGTAcacaaaaagattcaaacttgaggTGAAAAGTAGAGAACCCATATCATATTTCATCATATTTATCAAGAAGAACAAGTTTTTAAGCTACTTTTGAGCATAAACTGTTTAGTTAGTTGAGACTGGAAGTTAAAAAAGGAAATAAAGGAGAGATGATGGGTCGGTTACCTTTGTTGCTAATGATGGCGATTAACAACTGTTTAATTCCTCTCTTTTGATATTAAAGGAAATAAGTGGTTTTCATTCACACTTGGTGTATTATTCACTCAATAACTCCATATCTATATGCAATtatgtacatgtatatgtataataattgtatatgtatatagagAGAGTAAAGAGGCTAAATTAGGAGAAAGATGGAGAAATTCATGCATGGAAGCAAGGATAAAAAGGAGGTAAAGCAAACATGGCCGCACGTGTACTAGAGTTAGGATCTTATTGGAGTTGCAAATCAACGGTTGAAATTGCTCCAAATTGGTCATCCCTATTGTagaagcaacatcttgtcccaacTGTTTGTAACCCACCTTATACTTTGCCTTGGAAGCACAGTCACAATTATACAAGTAAAAGGTTCGACTATGGCACTATTCAGttagtaatattttatataaaactaaaaaaatatttGATCATTATTTGAACTACTAGGTAGATCATTCCAATGTTACTGCATGTCTTATAGCAACCATTAAGAGACAATTatgtaattttttaaaaaaaaaaaaaaaaaatcttttcatTAGCAAAAGGGGTGATCCCTACAAAACCATTTTGTCACACACCATGTGTGCATTAGAGTGTTGTACAATACAATATTTAGAGACTTTAATAATAGTGTGTTAATTATGGTATAAACATAATAAGTATTGGTTTTTTGGTTAAGTGTTGTAAAGAATATGCAAGCATACAGAGTTGGAAGCAAAGGCAAAAGCAGAATAAGAAAGTGGTTGCATAGTATGAGCCTTTTTTTGTCATTTTGGTGCAATTTTCAAAAAGGATTCAACTGATACAACTGTGCTACCAACTAACTTTTGTCCTTATTTTTCTTCTTATAAAAAAGTTAAGATAGATTGTAAGTTTCAAGGATCAGGTTTTCAGGTATAGTCAAAATTTTCTCTGTAACTTTTGGATCCTAAAGTTactttattattatcatctaattaattaaattaataagaCTACCACTAAAAGTCACCATTTAACTACAGTATATGCTAGCATCAAATGTTGAAACTTAGGCCACATTCTATGACTAAAAATATGAATGAGTTTGAATTAGGCTATGGGAAGATTGAGTTCGACCAGAGCTTAAATATTAAAACGGATTCATGCTCAGTTGTTATGAACTAAACATAAACATAATTGGTTGAAGGTTGATGGGGTGGTTGCCAAGCCTATCATTAAGACCAGGAAAGGTAAATCGGCCGCTAGGTAGTTTATTTGGGTGTTTTCCGGTTTGTTTTTTAGGGTTTTATTTCGGGTTGGTTTCGTATTGGTCTATGTAGTGGCGTTTTTTCATGTTTATGTTTCGGTATCGTTGCTTTGTTTAGATTGCTCAAGGCTCGGATTTAGTTAACTTTTGCTCATTGTTTAGTGATTGGAGTTCGTTTACTGCTCCCGAGCCTTGCAATGGTTTATGGATTCGATTGTAAATTTGTTCCTTCTTTTCATCTTCTAATGAAAAGTTccgttttaacaaaaaaaaaatatatatatatatatatatatatatattatcaattaCACTTATTAGAAGTAGAAGAGTTTCAATTCTGTTGAAAAGATATTTGCATACTTTTTAAAGGTAGATATTTCATCTTGAGTTGTTGAGAAGTTGTCCAACGAACACCTCTTAAATGCCATCCACCTTGATTTAAAATTGACAATTAAACACTAATTAGCACTTATgctttcatgtttttttttttttggcaaaaataatGAAAACTTATATAAATTCGAAAAACATTTTCGAATAGAAAACTTTATCGCATAGAAAACGTCTTCAACAAAAGATACAAGCGAGAACCTCGATGAGGCTCGTACCTAGAAAACGGCGAACATAAAAACTATCTACAGTATACCGATCATCATCCTGACTATACCGAAACAAGTTGGGTCAAGAATTAATCAGAAAGAACCTAACATGCTCAACAAACTAACAAGAAACAAATCTCAAAACTGAATAAACACTACGAAACACGAAATCGAAAACTCCGAGCTCAAACATCTTCAATAAATACACTGAATTCTTCCATATATACGCTCTGAACcaattttttcttcttcttatttttCAACGACGCACTAGAGATTGGATTAATAAGAGTAACAATAACCAGTGTGCTCTCCTCGGTCATACTAAGGGCCGATGTAGTGTGTAATTAGTGGTTGCACGGGACACCACTCAGATACGCGATataatagaattttttttttttttatttttaactagTTATACCAGTGGATAGTGTACATTTTTTTGTGTGACACCATTGAAATAAGCCCTCTAGTAGAAAATTTTTTTAGGGTATTAACCGGTGATACCAATGATCACCAATCCTAGATCCGCCACTAGGTCATACTCGTCCGCGAAAGCCTCCTCAGACATTTTTCCTTTCCCATCTGCCGATGAACCGCCGTTTCTACCATCTTGAGAACCTGTAAACAAGTTTGAATCACTTCCCCATAATCCAAGTCTTCAACATAGTCTTTAAGCTTGTAAGAACCCGAAGTGGAAGCCTCATTCGCATTCTTTCTCGATCTCAAATTTACGTCGTCAAGTTGCACTTTTGAGACATTTCTATTTACTTATGCTTTCATGTGTTGTACTGATGAGTGCTTGCACTTATTGTTGAAATAAATGGATGTTTATATTAAAAGACAGATATTATTGCATAGTGTACAACCAACAATCAATATCAAAATCCTCTTTAACAAAAGTGTGAATCTTTCTACCAGTGTGGATACTCATTATGACTTTAGGCAACCTACAAGTAGTCCAAAGCAAGTGGTGCTTTTAAACTCTTCTATTTATGTatgttaactaactaaattaaGATGTAATGAAAATATTGTGATTGATTTAGTTGTTAGAGTTGAAAGATCAATTTTAATCCTCATCTACCATAAACAAGTCTTACAAGAAAATGAACTAGTCCCAATTGCAAGTAAAATTTGCATATTTTTGTCTTCTTATATATGTAAGCCATTTTGTTAAAACTAAGACCAAAGATATACTGGGATGCTTTGCATTGTCCTTCATGCCCTCTTTAGTTATCAACCAAGATTATTCATTAAACAATACCTGTTTTTACATATAATGCAATACAACTACTGTGCAAtatacaatttaaaatgaattcaTCACTACCTTTGACTTTATAGATGCATGTACATATTATATGTGTTTCTGGATGAGGAAGGTCAAGTGTTAGTACACCAACCCTGCTGAAAAAGTAGTAATCTTTTAACAAGGGGTTGAACTGAACCCTGCAAATCATTTCACATATAAATGACTAAAGTTTAAAATTTTCCCTGTTCAGCCTACTGGGAATTATGGGAATCTTTTTAAAATCGGATGTACGCGGCCTAACCATATATCCCGTGACCATTTTTGAGTTGATTCACACATCACCAAAAAGTATAAAGTGAGTCCATGGTAAAAATAATAGGAGCAACTCGCCGAAAACACAACTCAACCATTTTCTTGACTTCTAACATCACAATTAACAGCTTGTTAAGATAGTTGAAGCAGCCAAGTGATGGTTCTAATATTCTGCTATCGTCATTCAATATTCAATCAAATTTGAGTTAAAAAAAACATTGCAAGTGTAAATGCCCATTTATTATCAGACCAGTATACCTTCAATAAAAACTACTGGCATCAACTTTGAATAAGAGTAACATCAAACAAAATAGAAACAGAATCAAAAATCATATTCCACTACCCATCAGCAATTTTACAGCAATCGGACcctcaattacaattacaatatatacataCAGAAGATTTCACATTGCAGAAAAACATGAGATCTTGTttacaatcttttttttttttcttttcttttttttttttttttgtgtgtgtgtgccaTTTTCTACCTTTCTTGGGGTAATAATGGAAGAAAACAAATTATTTACAATAATTAAGAGAGTAGTCAAAGCTTACTGACTTTTATGATAGTATCAACTACTTCTAACCAGGTGCTGAATACAAAGAAAGTCATTTTGTGAATCACTAAATCGAGTCTTCTTCGTTGTTGTCTGTAACATTAAAATCCAACGAGTTGACCCCAAAAATTTCTTCGATCATGCTACCAGTAGGCAAGAAATCAGTTTTACAAGGAAACGAAAAATACCCAACATCCCATACTTTTGAATCCGAGTTGTTAAAAATGAAGTCATCATTGGTCAACGATTTACCACACTCGACATTCACGTCACTCGTTTGTGAATCTTGAAACTCTGAAGACGTGCAAGAATCGTCTTGAAAATCATAATCTTTATAATCAAAGATCGAATCTTTAATACTAAGCCCGTATTTTTGAATCTCGTCCTGACAcaaatcatcatcttcttcttcagacAGCTCGTTTCCCTGCCACTCATCGTCATCACTGTCTGCATTCATCGGATCAAACCTATTCTGTTCAGCCCTTCGTTGCAACACAAACACATTGAAATAGTAGCTAACAATTTCTCGATTCGTTCGTGATGGGAACGCATCTGCAAGATTTTCCCAGAAGTTTTTCCCTAAAGATGCAGGATTTGAGTACACAACCTCATGAAATAGTTGTTCATCTTCTTCAGTCCATTTGCAGGCAACAAAATCGCCCATTGTATCAAAACCAAGGGTCGAAAATCGTTCATTTCCAATTCTTCTCTTAAGATTCTCTCTTGCTTCGATTATATGTTGTCTGACACATCTCAAAGAGCCCGAATCTTCACAACAACAATCGGTTCGCCCTTTTCCAACTGTATCATCGCTGCAGACGGTCGGGTCCAATTCAGGCATTAGGATGACAGATGACCCGATAAACTTGTTTTCATATTCTGTATATCCGCACCATTCTGGGATATCGGCTTGACATTCAGGTCCGATTGGGACTTGCTTAAGAGGAGGACATCTTAGGAGACAACGATAAGTATCTTCAGGTTTAATCAACGTTCTCGGTTTGGGCGGGTTGTGTTCGACGGGGTGAATTGGGTTTGCATCGCACACAGGAGGATGATCCAAAGTCTTGCAATTTTCAAACTGATAGTAACTTTTGGAAGTTTCTTTATTGAAACAGTCAACAGTTATGCCTATTATATCATAACACGGGTCAATGATGTAAAGAAAAGAAAATTAGATATGCCTGAATCTGCTTTGCATCTGAACAAACATCAAAACCCAGATATTGCATTCGGCCAATTTATTAACAAATGAGTTGATATTTATATGGACTATGCATTCGGCCAGTTCATTAAGCTCAATAAAATAAAACACCCGATTAACAAATGTGAATAAAATCAAACACCAGATTAAAAGTCAAGAGAACCTCAAAAAATGAGATTGTAGCCCTTAGGGTTGTCGTTAACACGCTTTAGAATATGGTACATGGCAGTTACTAGTCACTTTTTTAATGACGGTTATCAAAATGTACAATAAATTAAAACGTGTTAACGACAACCCTTAAGGTTGTCGTAAGCAAACTCcaaattattatcaaaactattacttGTATTGCACTTCCAAACACAATTTGAAAAACATTTAGGATCAAACGATCGATTGTAGTCCCAGATATTATAAGATAAGCAAATATTTCAAACTCCCACACACCTTTTAAAGGAAATTCCAAACATGATACCAACTGGTAACTGTTCTCCAATTTCAAGTGCTTAGATGAAACGTCATACTCTTCGGCAGCCAATTGACGTTTTTGTACCATGTTTAACTGCACAATTAAGTTAAAAAGTATCCACCTTTAACAAAAGATAATGCAAGTAAAAGGAACTAAATATAATACATCATAAGTAGTTGAGCATATAATTCTACAAAAAAAGTGCTACAGGAAATCTATCAAAAGGTCAATAACTAAACTAAAGGTTATTAAATTGAAAAACATGTTCGTGCTCtaacaaaaatgcaatttgttttTGTTTGACATGACAAGAAATGCATATAATTTTCTACAGTACTCTTTTAGAACATTTAAGACCAATCACGTGACAAGAATTAAGAATGTTTGATTTTTTTAAAGATTCTTATGACTTGATAAGGAGGCACAAGAATCTTATAAGAACATTTACAGTAGAAAACATGTGATAATTTAATTAGTCATGTGACTAGTAATATTAATTTCGATCTTTACAATTAAAGAACTTTAAATTTAAATAGTGTTCtgacaaataaaaatataaataggcGCATGCCAAGTCAGCCCCAAAAAACGGATGTtaatgctaaaaaaaaaaaaaaatttgagtgttaacataaaaataaaaagaaagataataaaataaaataaaataaaaatataaggaAAATTAGGAGTACGTCATTGTTTACGTTGAAAAAATCCCTAATTTTTCGACGAAACCCTAACCCTGGATCCccaaattgaatttttttttttttaattatccgaACTAAAATTAAAACTAAGATAATTTGATTCGATGTATGATTAAACGAACCGAACAATCAAACGATAACAAAATACATCAAACGGAACATACATAAAGAAAATCACAAaaactaataattatatatatcgaGGTCTAAAAATCGAAGAATTTACCCTAACGTATTATAGATCTGACAGATCTGATAAAGAATCAACGAAAAAACGAAACCCTAACCTAATCAAGATTCCCGTAACGGCAAGCGTTGAAAAAGAGGTCAATCGATAGGGGAAAAAAGGTATTAGAGATAATCGGTGGATAATTTGTATAGATTCGAATTACACGAGAATGAATTTAGGGATAGGGTTAACGAAGCAGGAAGTCAATGAAAAGATGAACACGAATTGTGCGAAAAAAAAGGGTAAAGCGGCGGTCAGTATTGTTTTTCGTCACATGGCTAATTTTAAATTTAAAGgaattgataataatattcattttttaatattttattttattatttttattccaTTAATAAATCAAAAGCATTGTCCTTTTACAAAACATCGAAATAAAAAcagattaaattaaattaaattaaaatagatAAGAAAATTTAATTGTGATACAATTGACTCATACAGGACGTCTGATTAAAAGATCCTCATAAACTTTTGAGATATCTATTTACCTGACCCCATTGCAAACTTGTATGCAAGTATATACGGAAAATGGCACCAAAATGCACCTCAAAATTcttttgtatgcattcaactttcaaaattcctattgtatgcattcaactttgtaTTTTCTCATATTGTATGTATTTGACTTGTTATAAGAGGTAAACTTCCAGTCACCTAGTAAACTAAAttacatttacatttatatattaactaatagacaaaacatTGTtttactattcatcaatagtaacaaGGGGTATTTCATCAATAGTAATCATGGGTATTTTCATCATTTCACTGTTTTTTTTTTTGTCCCCAACCATGAAGAAGCAATATACAATTAGAAGTGAAAGTTACTTAAGAAACTTAATAACAAACTTTTAGTTGCTAAACTTAATATTATTTGAAAGATTCTTATTCTCATCAACTGCTACTGCTTTTAATTTCGTTAATCGATCAGTTTCACTTCAAATTCGATTCAATTAAGATGCCTTCATGAA of the Rutidosis leptorrhynchoides isolate AG116_Rl617_1_P2 chromosome 5, CSIRO_AGI_Rlap_v1, whole genome shotgun sequence genome contains:
- the LOC139847610 gene encoding uncharacterized protein; translated protein: MVQKRQLAAEEYDVSSKHLKLENSYQLVSCLEFPLKGITVDCFNKETSKSYYQFENCKTLDHPPVCDANPIHPVEHNPPKPRTLIKPEDTYRCLLRCPPLKQVPIGPECQADIPEWCGYTEYENKFIGSSVILMPELDPTVCSDDTVGKGRTDCCCEDSGSLRCVRQHIIEARENLKRRIGNERFSTLGFDTMGDFVACKWTEEDEQLFHEVVYSNPASLGKNFWENLADAFPSRTNREIVSYYFNVFVLQRRAEQNRFDPMNADSDDDEWQGNELSEEEDDDLCQDEIQKYGLSIKDSIFDYKDYDFQDDSCTSSEFQDSQTSDVNVECGKSLTNDDFIFNNSDSKVWDVGYFSFPCKTDFLPTGSMIEEIFGVNSLDFNVTDNNEEDSI